A window from Populus trichocarpa isolate Nisqually-1 chromosome 3, P.trichocarpa_v4.1, whole genome shotgun sequence encodes these proteins:
- the LOC7465509 gene encoding potassium transporter 10 isoform X2, with product MELSMEMTPRVEVEEDSDNNKGSMWDLDQKLDQPMDEEAGRLRNMYREKFSALLLLRLAFQSLGVVYGDLGTSPLYVFYNTFPRGINDSEDVIGALSLIIYSLTLIPLLKYVFIVCKANDNGQGGTFALYSLLCRHANVRTIPNQHRTDEELTTYSRSTFNEQSFAATTKRWLERNAFRRNALLILVLVGTCMLIGDGILTPAISVLSASGGIKVNHPKLSSDVVIVVAVVILVGLFSMQHYGTDKVSWLFAPIVLLWFLLIGGIGVFNIWKYDTGVLKAFSPVHIYRYFRRGGRDSWTSLGGIMLSITGTEALFADLGHFPVSAVQIAFTVVVFPCLLLAYSGQAAYLMQNKEHVVDAFYRSIPDRIYWPVFIVATAAAVVASQATITATFSIIKQALALGCFPRVKVVHTSKKFLGQIYIPDINWILMILCICVTAGFKNQSQIGNAYGTAVVIVMLVTTLLMILIMLLVWRCHWILVLLFTGLSLVVECTYFSAVLFKIGQGGWVPLVIAAAFLVIMYVWHYGTLKRYEFEMHSKVSMAWIVGLGPSLGLVRVPGIGLVYTELARGVPRIFSHFITNLPAIHSVVVFVCVKYLPVYTVPEEERFLVKRIGPKNFHMFRCVARYGYKDLHKKDEDFEKKLFDSLFLFVRLETMMEGCSDSDDYSLYGPQTERSREALLNDNVNTASSLADPTISSIDSIVQIKSPSHANFTSRSSDRTSSQAEVDQTEFLNNCRDAGVVHIMGNTVVRARRDSRFYKKIAVDYIYAFLRKICRENSVIFNVPHESLLNVGQIFYV from the exons ATGGAATTGAGTATGGAAATGACTCCAAGAGTAGAGGTTGAGGAAGACAGCGACAACAATAAAGGAAGTATGTGGGATTTGGATCAGAAACTTGATCAGCCCATGGATGAGGAAGCTGGAAGGCTCAGAAATATGTACAGAGAAAAG TTCTCAGCCCTTTTGCTTCTGCGGCTTGCCTTCCAGAGTCTTGGAGTGGTTTATGGAGACTTGGGCACCTCTCCCTTGTACGTGTTCTACAATACGTTCCCTCGTGGAATCAATGATTCTGAGGATGTGATTGGAGCTCTTTCATTGATCATATACTCGCTCACTCTTATCCCACTCCTTAAGTATGTCTTCATCGTGTGTAAAGCAAATGACAATGGCCAAG GTGGAACATTTGCCCTCTATTCGTTACTTTGTCGGCATGCTAATGTTAGAACTATTCCAAATCAACATCGGACAGATGAAGAGCTGACAACATATAGCCGTTCCACTTTCAATGAGCAATCATTTGCTGCTACAACTAAGCGATGGTTGGAGAGAAATGCATTCAGAAGGAATGCACTTCTTATTCTTGTCCTTGTTGGCACTTGTATGTTGATTGGTGATGGGATTCTCACTCCAGCAATATCTG TTCTTTCAGCTTCTGGCGGGATCAAGGTAAACCACCCCAAACTGAGTAGCG ATGTAGTCATAGTTGTTGCAGTTGTAATATTGGTGGGTTTGTTTAGCATGCAACACTATGGGACAGATAAAGTCAGCTGGCTCTTTGCCCCAATTGTGCTGCTTTGGTTTCTCTTAATTGGGGGTATCGGCGTGTTCAACATCTGGAAATATGATACTGGTGTTCTGAAAGCTTTTTCACCTGTACATATTTATCGGTATTTTAGAAGGGGAGGTAGAGATAGCTGGACTTCCCTGGGAGGGATTATGCTCAGTATAACTG GTACGGAGGCACTTTTTGCTGATCTAGGCCATTTTCCAGTTTCAGCTGTACAGATTGCTTTTACTGTAGTTGTTTTCCCTTGTCTTCTTTTAGCATATTCTGGACAAGCCGCTTATCTTATGCAAAACAAGGAACATGTGGTTGATGCATTCTATCGTTCTATTCCAg ATAGAATATATTGGCCAGTGTTCATTGTCGCAACTGCAGCTGCTGTAGTTGCGAGTCAGGCTACCATAACTGCAACTTTTTCAATAATCAAGCAGGCTCTTGCACTTGGATGTTTTCCAAGAGTCAAAGTTGTACATACATCAAAAAAGTTCCTAGGCCAGATATATATTCCCGATATAAATTGGATCCTTATGATCCTTTGCATCTGCGTCACTGCTGGTTTCAAGAACCAAAGTCAAATCGGTAATGCTTATG GGACAGCTGTTGTGATAGTCATGCTGGTAACCACTTTGCTTATGATTCTAATCATGTTATTGGTGTGGCGCTGCCATTGGATTCTTGTCTTGCTGTTCACTGGCTTATCACTGGTTGTGGAATGCACCTACTTCTCTGCTGTACTCTTCAAGATTGGCCAAGGTGGGTGGGTGCCGCTTGTGATTGCAGCTGCCTTTCTTGTCATCATGTATGTCTGGCATTATGGTACATTGAAACGTTACGAGTTTGAGATGCACAGTAAGGTTTCTATGGCATGGATTGTAGGGCTTGGCCCCAGTTTAGGACTGGTGAGAGTCCCAGGGATTGGGCTTGTGTACACCGAGCTGGCAAGAGGGGTTCCCCGCATCTTTTCTCACTTCATTACAAATCTACCTGCCATACattctgttgttgtttttgtctgTGTGAAGTACCTCCCTGTCTACACGGTCCCTGAAGAAGAGAGATTCCTTGTCAAGCGGATTGGACCAAAGAATTTTCACATGTTTCGTTGTGTTGCAAGGTATGGATATAAAGACCTTCACAAGAAGGATGAAGATTTTGAGAAAAAACTCTTTGATAGCCTATTCTTGTTTGTCCGGCTCGAGACTATGATGGAAGGATGTTCAGATTCAGACGACTATAGTTTATATGGGCCGCAAACTGAGCGGTCGAGAGAAGCCCTTTTAAATGATAATGTAAACACTGCTTCCTCGCTTGCTGATCCCACTATTTCATCCATCGACTCGATCGTGCAGATCAAGTCTCCATCACATGCAAATTTTACCAGTAGGTCGTCCGACCGAACTAGCAGCCAGGCGGAGGTTGACCAGACagaatttttgaataattgtaGGGATGCTGGGGTGGTGCACATAATGGGGAATACGGTGGTGAGAGCTAGGAGGGATTCAAGATTCTACAAGAAGATAGCtgttgattatatatatgcatttcttagaaaaatttGTAGGGAAAACAGTGTGATTTTTAATGTTCCTCATGAGAGTCTCTTGAACGTCGGACAGATATTctatgtataa
- the LOC7465509 gene encoding potassium transporter 10 isoform X3, giving the protein MELSMEMTPRVEVEEDSDNNKGSMWDLDQKLDQPMDEEAGRLRNMYREKKFSALLLLRLAFQSLGVVYGDLGTSPLYVFYNTFPRGINDSEDVIGALSLIIYSLTLIPLLKYVFIVCKANDNGQGGTFALYSLLCRHANVRTIPNQHRTDEELTTYSRSTFNEQSFAATTKRWLERNAFRRNALLILVLVGTCMLIGDGILTPAISDVVIVVAVVILVGLFSMQHYGTDKVSWLFAPIVLLWFLLIGGIGVFNIWKYDTGVLKAFSPVHIYRYFRRGGRDSWTSLGGIMLSITGTEALFADLGHFPVSAVQIAFTVVVFPCLLLAYSGQAAYLMQNKEHVVDAFYRSIPDRIYWPVFIVATAAAVVASQATITATFSIIKQALALGCFPRVKVVHTSKKFLGQIYIPDINWILMILCICVTAGFKNQSQIGNAYGTAVVIVMLVTTLLMILIMLLVWRCHWILVLLFTGLSLVVECTYFSAVLFKIGQGGWVPLVIAAAFLVIMYVWHYGTLKRYEFEMHSKVSMAWIVGLGPSLGLVRVPGIGLVYTELARGVPRIFSHFITNLPAIHSVVVFVCVKYLPVYTVPEEERFLVKRIGPKNFHMFRCVARYGYKDLHKKDEDFEKKLFDSLFLFVRLETMMEGCSDSDDYSLYGPQTERSREALLNDNVNTASSLADPTISSIDSIVQIKSPSHANFTSRSSDRTSSQAEVDQTEFLNNCRDAGVVHIMGNTVVRARRDSRFYKKIAVDYIYAFLRKICRENSVIFNVPHESLLNVGQIFYV; this is encoded by the exons ATGGAATTGAGTATGGAAATGACTCCAAGAGTAGAGGTTGAGGAAGACAGCGACAACAATAAAGGAAGTATGTGGGATTTGGATCAGAAACTTGATCAGCCCATGGATGAGGAAGCTGGAAGGCTCAGAAATATGTACAGAGAAAAG AAGTTCTCAGCCCTTTTGCTTCTGCGGCTTGCCTTCCAGAGTCTTGGAGTGGTTTATGGAGACTTGGGCACCTCTCCCTTGTACGTGTTCTACAATACGTTCCCTCGTGGAATCAATGATTCTGAGGATGTGATTGGAGCTCTTTCATTGATCATATACTCGCTCACTCTTATCCCACTCCTTAAGTATGTCTTCATCGTGTGTAAAGCAAATGACAATGGCCAAG GTGGAACATTTGCCCTCTATTCGTTACTTTGTCGGCATGCTAATGTTAGAACTATTCCAAATCAACATCGGACAGATGAAGAGCTGACAACATATAGCCGTTCCACTTTCAATGAGCAATCATTTGCTGCTACAACTAAGCGATGGTTGGAGAGAAATGCATTCAGAAGGAATGCACTTCTTATTCTTGTCCTTGTTGGCACTTGTATGTTGATTGGTGATGGGATTCTCACTCCAGCAATATCTG ATGTAGTCATAGTTGTTGCAGTTGTAATATTGGTGGGTTTGTTTAGCATGCAACACTATGGGACAGATAAAGTCAGCTGGCTCTTTGCCCCAATTGTGCTGCTTTGGTTTCTCTTAATTGGGGGTATCGGCGTGTTCAACATCTGGAAATATGATACTGGTGTTCTGAAAGCTTTTTCACCTGTACATATTTATCGGTATTTTAGAAGGGGAGGTAGAGATAGCTGGACTTCCCTGGGAGGGATTATGCTCAGTATAACTG GTACGGAGGCACTTTTTGCTGATCTAGGCCATTTTCCAGTTTCAGCTGTACAGATTGCTTTTACTGTAGTTGTTTTCCCTTGTCTTCTTTTAGCATATTCTGGACAAGCCGCTTATCTTATGCAAAACAAGGAACATGTGGTTGATGCATTCTATCGTTCTATTCCAg ATAGAATATATTGGCCAGTGTTCATTGTCGCAACTGCAGCTGCTGTAGTTGCGAGTCAGGCTACCATAACTGCAACTTTTTCAATAATCAAGCAGGCTCTTGCACTTGGATGTTTTCCAAGAGTCAAAGTTGTACATACATCAAAAAAGTTCCTAGGCCAGATATATATTCCCGATATAAATTGGATCCTTATGATCCTTTGCATCTGCGTCACTGCTGGTTTCAAGAACCAAAGTCAAATCGGTAATGCTTATG GGACAGCTGTTGTGATAGTCATGCTGGTAACCACTTTGCTTATGATTCTAATCATGTTATTGGTGTGGCGCTGCCATTGGATTCTTGTCTTGCTGTTCACTGGCTTATCACTGGTTGTGGAATGCACCTACTTCTCTGCTGTACTCTTCAAGATTGGCCAAGGTGGGTGGGTGCCGCTTGTGATTGCAGCTGCCTTTCTTGTCATCATGTATGTCTGGCATTATGGTACATTGAAACGTTACGAGTTTGAGATGCACAGTAAGGTTTCTATGGCATGGATTGTAGGGCTTGGCCCCAGTTTAGGACTGGTGAGAGTCCCAGGGATTGGGCTTGTGTACACCGAGCTGGCAAGAGGGGTTCCCCGCATCTTTTCTCACTTCATTACAAATCTACCTGCCATACattctgttgttgtttttgtctgTGTGAAGTACCTCCCTGTCTACACGGTCCCTGAAGAAGAGAGATTCCTTGTCAAGCGGATTGGACCAAAGAATTTTCACATGTTTCGTTGTGTTGCAAGGTATGGATATAAAGACCTTCACAAGAAGGATGAAGATTTTGAGAAAAAACTCTTTGATAGCCTATTCTTGTTTGTCCGGCTCGAGACTATGATGGAAGGATGTTCAGATTCAGACGACTATAGTTTATATGGGCCGCAAACTGAGCGGTCGAGAGAAGCCCTTTTAAATGATAATGTAAACACTGCTTCCTCGCTTGCTGATCCCACTATTTCATCCATCGACTCGATCGTGCAGATCAAGTCTCCATCACATGCAAATTTTACCAGTAGGTCGTCCGACCGAACTAGCAGCCAGGCGGAGGTTGACCAGACagaatttttgaataattgtaGGGATGCTGGGGTGGTGCACATAATGGGGAATACGGTGGTGAGAGCTAGGAGGGATTCAAGATTCTACAAGAAGATAGCtgttgattatatatatgcatttcttagaaaaatttGTAGGGAAAACAGTGTGATTTTTAATGTTCCTCATGAGAGTCTCTTGAACGTCGGACAGATATTctatgtataa
- the LOC7465509 gene encoding potassium transporter 10 isoform X4 — MELSMEMTPRVEVEEDSDNNKGSMWDLDQKLDQPMDEEAGRLRNMYREKKFSALLLLRLAFQSLGVVYGDLGTSPLYVFYNTFPRGINDSEDVIGALSLIIYSLTLIPLLKYVFIVCKANDNGQGGTFALYSLLCRHANVRTIPNQHRTDEELTTYSRSTFNEQSFAATTKRWLERNAFRRNALLILVLVGTCMLIGDGILTPAISVLSASGGIKVNHPKLSSDVVIVVAVVILVGLFSMQHYGTDKVSWLFAPIVLLWFLLIGGIGVFNIWKYDTGVLKAFSPVHIYRYFRRGGRDSWTSLGGIMLSITAYSGQAAYLMQNKEHVVDAFYRSIPDRIYWPVFIVATAAAVVASQATITATFSIIKQALALGCFPRVKVVHTSKKFLGQIYIPDINWILMILCICVTAGFKNQSQIGNAYGTAVVIVMLVTTLLMILIMLLVWRCHWILVLLFTGLSLVVECTYFSAVLFKIGQGGWVPLVIAAAFLVIMYVWHYGTLKRYEFEMHSKVSMAWIVGLGPSLGLVRVPGIGLVYTELARGVPRIFSHFITNLPAIHSVVVFVCVKYLPVYTVPEEERFLVKRIGPKNFHMFRCVARYGYKDLHKKDEDFEKKLFDSLFLFVRLETMMEGCSDSDDYSLYGPQTERSREALLNDNVNTASSLADPTISSIDSIVQIKSPSHANFTSRSSDRTSSQAEVDQTEFLNNCRDAGVVHIMGNTVVRARRDSRFYKKIAVDYIYAFLRKICRENSVIFNVPHESLLNVGQIFYV, encoded by the exons ATGGAATTGAGTATGGAAATGACTCCAAGAGTAGAGGTTGAGGAAGACAGCGACAACAATAAAGGAAGTATGTGGGATTTGGATCAGAAACTTGATCAGCCCATGGATGAGGAAGCTGGAAGGCTCAGAAATATGTACAGAGAAAAG AAGTTCTCAGCCCTTTTGCTTCTGCGGCTTGCCTTCCAGAGTCTTGGAGTGGTTTATGGAGACTTGGGCACCTCTCCCTTGTACGTGTTCTACAATACGTTCCCTCGTGGAATCAATGATTCTGAGGATGTGATTGGAGCTCTTTCATTGATCATATACTCGCTCACTCTTATCCCACTCCTTAAGTATGTCTTCATCGTGTGTAAAGCAAATGACAATGGCCAAG GTGGAACATTTGCCCTCTATTCGTTACTTTGTCGGCATGCTAATGTTAGAACTATTCCAAATCAACATCGGACAGATGAAGAGCTGACAACATATAGCCGTTCCACTTTCAATGAGCAATCATTTGCTGCTACAACTAAGCGATGGTTGGAGAGAAATGCATTCAGAAGGAATGCACTTCTTATTCTTGTCCTTGTTGGCACTTGTATGTTGATTGGTGATGGGATTCTCACTCCAGCAATATCTG TTCTTTCAGCTTCTGGCGGGATCAAGGTAAACCACCCCAAACTGAGTAGCG ATGTAGTCATAGTTGTTGCAGTTGTAATATTGGTGGGTTTGTTTAGCATGCAACACTATGGGACAGATAAAGTCAGCTGGCTCTTTGCCCCAATTGTGCTGCTTTGGTTTCTCTTAATTGGGGGTATCGGCGTGTTCAACATCTGGAAATATGATACTGGTGTTCTGAAAGCTTTTTCACCTGTACATATTTATCGGTATTTTAGAAGGGGAGGTAGAGATAGCTGGACTTCCCTGGGAGGGATTATGCTCAGTATAACTG CATATTCTGGACAAGCCGCTTATCTTATGCAAAACAAGGAACATGTGGTTGATGCATTCTATCGTTCTATTCCAg ATAGAATATATTGGCCAGTGTTCATTGTCGCAACTGCAGCTGCTGTAGTTGCGAGTCAGGCTACCATAACTGCAACTTTTTCAATAATCAAGCAGGCTCTTGCACTTGGATGTTTTCCAAGAGTCAAAGTTGTACATACATCAAAAAAGTTCCTAGGCCAGATATATATTCCCGATATAAATTGGATCCTTATGATCCTTTGCATCTGCGTCACTGCTGGTTTCAAGAACCAAAGTCAAATCGGTAATGCTTATG GGACAGCTGTTGTGATAGTCATGCTGGTAACCACTTTGCTTATGATTCTAATCATGTTATTGGTGTGGCGCTGCCATTGGATTCTTGTCTTGCTGTTCACTGGCTTATCACTGGTTGTGGAATGCACCTACTTCTCTGCTGTACTCTTCAAGATTGGCCAAGGTGGGTGGGTGCCGCTTGTGATTGCAGCTGCCTTTCTTGTCATCATGTATGTCTGGCATTATGGTACATTGAAACGTTACGAGTTTGAGATGCACAGTAAGGTTTCTATGGCATGGATTGTAGGGCTTGGCCCCAGTTTAGGACTGGTGAGAGTCCCAGGGATTGGGCTTGTGTACACCGAGCTGGCAAGAGGGGTTCCCCGCATCTTTTCTCACTTCATTACAAATCTACCTGCCATACattctgttgttgtttttgtctgTGTGAAGTACCTCCCTGTCTACACGGTCCCTGAAGAAGAGAGATTCCTTGTCAAGCGGATTGGACCAAAGAATTTTCACATGTTTCGTTGTGTTGCAAGGTATGGATATAAAGACCTTCACAAGAAGGATGAAGATTTTGAGAAAAAACTCTTTGATAGCCTATTCTTGTTTGTCCGGCTCGAGACTATGATGGAAGGATGTTCAGATTCAGACGACTATAGTTTATATGGGCCGCAAACTGAGCGGTCGAGAGAAGCCCTTTTAAATGATAATGTAAACACTGCTTCCTCGCTTGCTGATCCCACTATTTCATCCATCGACTCGATCGTGCAGATCAAGTCTCCATCACATGCAAATTTTACCAGTAGGTCGTCCGACCGAACTAGCAGCCAGGCGGAGGTTGACCAGACagaatttttgaataattgtaGGGATGCTGGGGTGGTGCACATAATGGGGAATACGGTGGTGAGAGCTAGGAGGGATTCAAGATTCTACAAGAAGATAGCtgttgattatatatatgcatttcttagaaaaatttGTAGGGAAAACAGTGTGATTTTTAATGTTCCTCATGAGAGTCTCTTGAACGTCGGACAGATATTctatgtataa
- the LOC7465509 gene encoding potassium transporter 10 isoform X1, translated as MELSMEMTPRVEVEEDSDNNKGSMWDLDQKLDQPMDEEAGRLRNMYREKKFSALLLLRLAFQSLGVVYGDLGTSPLYVFYNTFPRGINDSEDVIGALSLIIYSLTLIPLLKYVFIVCKANDNGQGGTFALYSLLCRHANVRTIPNQHRTDEELTTYSRSTFNEQSFAATTKRWLERNAFRRNALLILVLVGTCMLIGDGILTPAISVLSASGGIKVNHPKLSSDVVIVVAVVILVGLFSMQHYGTDKVSWLFAPIVLLWFLLIGGIGVFNIWKYDTGVLKAFSPVHIYRYFRRGGRDSWTSLGGIMLSITGTEALFADLGHFPVSAVQIAFTVVVFPCLLLAYSGQAAYLMQNKEHVVDAFYRSIPDRIYWPVFIVATAAAVVASQATITATFSIIKQALALGCFPRVKVVHTSKKFLGQIYIPDINWILMILCICVTAGFKNQSQIGNAYGTAVVIVMLVTTLLMILIMLLVWRCHWILVLLFTGLSLVVECTYFSAVLFKIGQGGWVPLVIAAAFLVIMYVWHYGTLKRYEFEMHSKVSMAWIVGLGPSLGLVRVPGIGLVYTELARGVPRIFSHFITNLPAIHSVVVFVCVKYLPVYTVPEEERFLVKRIGPKNFHMFRCVARYGYKDLHKKDEDFEKKLFDSLFLFVRLETMMEGCSDSDDYSLYGPQTERSREALLNDNVNTASSLADPTISSIDSIVQIKSPSHANFTSRSSDRTSSQAEVDQTEFLNNCRDAGVVHIMGNTVVRARRDSRFYKKIAVDYIYAFLRKICRENSVIFNVPHESLLNVGQIFYV; from the exons ATGGAATTGAGTATGGAAATGACTCCAAGAGTAGAGGTTGAGGAAGACAGCGACAACAATAAAGGAAGTATGTGGGATTTGGATCAGAAACTTGATCAGCCCATGGATGAGGAAGCTGGAAGGCTCAGAAATATGTACAGAGAAAAG AAGTTCTCAGCCCTTTTGCTTCTGCGGCTTGCCTTCCAGAGTCTTGGAGTGGTTTATGGAGACTTGGGCACCTCTCCCTTGTACGTGTTCTACAATACGTTCCCTCGTGGAATCAATGATTCTGAGGATGTGATTGGAGCTCTTTCATTGATCATATACTCGCTCACTCTTATCCCACTCCTTAAGTATGTCTTCATCGTGTGTAAAGCAAATGACAATGGCCAAG GTGGAACATTTGCCCTCTATTCGTTACTTTGTCGGCATGCTAATGTTAGAACTATTCCAAATCAACATCGGACAGATGAAGAGCTGACAACATATAGCCGTTCCACTTTCAATGAGCAATCATTTGCTGCTACAACTAAGCGATGGTTGGAGAGAAATGCATTCAGAAGGAATGCACTTCTTATTCTTGTCCTTGTTGGCACTTGTATGTTGATTGGTGATGGGATTCTCACTCCAGCAATATCTG TTCTTTCAGCTTCTGGCGGGATCAAGGTAAACCACCCCAAACTGAGTAGCG ATGTAGTCATAGTTGTTGCAGTTGTAATATTGGTGGGTTTGTTTAGCATGCAACACTATGGGACAGATAAAGTCAGCTGGCTCTTTGCCCCAATTGTGCTGCTTTGGTTTCTCTTAATTGGGGGTATCGGCGTGTTCAACATCTGGAAATATGATACTGGTGTTCTGAAAGCTTTTTCACCTGTACATATTTATCGGTATTTTAGAAGGGGAGGTAGAGATAGCTGGACTTCCCTGGGAGGGATTATGCTCAGTATAACTG GTACGGAGGCACTTTTTGCTGATCTAGGCCATTTTCCAGTTTCAGCTGTACAGATTGCTTTTACTGTAGTTGTTTTCCCTTGTCTTCTTTTAGCATATTCTGGACAAGCCGCTTATCTTATGCAAAACAAGGAACATGTGGTTGATGCATTCTATCGTTCTATTCCAg ATAGAATATATTGGCCAGTGTTCATTGTCGCAACTGCAGCTGCTGTAGTTGCGAGTCAGGCTACCATAACTGCAACTTTTTCAATAATCAAGCAGGCTCTTGCACTTGGATGTTTTCCAAGAGTCAAAGTTGTACATACATCAAAAAAGTTCCTAGGCCAGATATATATTCCCGATATAAATTGGATCCTTATGATCCTTTGCATCTGCGTCACTGCTGGTTTCAAGAACCAAAGTCAAATCGGTAATGCTTATG GGACAGCTGTTGTGATAGTCATGCTGGTAACCACTTTGCTTATGATTCTAATCATGTTATTGGTGTGGCGCTGCCATTGGATTCTTGTCTTGCTGTTCACTGGCTTATCACTGGTTGTGGAATGCACCTACTTCTCTGCTGTACTCTTCAAGATTGGCCAAGGTGGGTGGGTGCCGCTTGTGATTGCAGCTGCCTTTCTTGTCATCATGTATGTCTGGCATTATGGTACATTGAAACGTTACGAGTTTGAGATGCACAGTAAGGTTTCTATGGCATGGATTGTAGGGCTTGGCCCCAGTTTAGGACTGGTGAGAGTCCCAGGGATTGGGCTTGTGTACACCGAGCTGGCAAGAGGGGTTCCCCGCATCTTTTCTCACTTCATTACAAATCTACCTGCCATACattctgttgttgtttttgtctgTGTGAAGTACCTCCCTGTCTACACGGTCCCTGAAGAAGAGAGATTCCTTGTCAAGCGGATTGGACCAAAGAATTTTCACATGTTTCGTTGTGTTGCAAGGTATGGATATAAAGACCTTCACAAGAAGGATGAAGATTTTGAGAAAAAACTCTTTGATAGCCTATTCTTGTTTGTCCGGCTCGAGACTATGATGGAAGGATGTTCAGATTCAGACGACTATAGTTTATATGGGCCGCAAACTGAGCGGTCGAGAGAAGCCCTTTTAAATGATAATGTAAACACTGCTTCCTCGCTTGCTGATCCCACTATTTCATCCATCGACTCGATCGTGCAGATCAAGTCTCCATCACATGCAAATTTTACCAGTAGGTCGTCCGACCGAACTAGCAGCCAGGCGGAGGTTGACCAGACagaatttttgaataattgtaGGGATGCTGGGGTGGTGCACATAATGGGGAATACGGTGGTGAGAGCTAGGAGGGATTCAAGATTCTACAAGAAGATAGCtgttgattatatatatgcatttcttagaaaaatttGTAGGGAAAACAGTGTGATTTTTAATGTTCCTCATGAGAGTCTCTTGAACGTCGGACAGATATTctatgtataa